In Cystobacter fuscus DSM 2262, a single window of DNA contains:
- a CDS encoding phosphatase PAP2 family protein produces MAWLYRFNEPFVGRLVTTGVTIAATFQPYFWLNNHLPPRFDFLTPLDTAIPFLPWTYAVYCSFFALLLGAAWCLEAREYLRMLAAVLVANAVCYLGFFLFTAHYPRPPVDSIPPGFWREQFATMRASDNAGNTFPSIHVATTWLGALRLRHRRGGVLWLVWAGLICLSTLTVKQHFLVDVLGGLAVAGGVHALLFRRAAPSTSVPATVEARS; encoded by the coding sequence ATGGCGTGGCTGTACCGGTTCAACGAGCCGTTCGTGGGGCGTCTGGTGACGACGGGGGTGACGATCGCCGCCACCTTCCAGCCGTACTTCTGGCTCAACAATCACCTGCCACCGCGCTTCGACTTCCTCACGCCCCTGGACACGGCGATCCCCTTCCTGCCGTGGACGTACGCCGTCTATTGCAGCTTCTTCGCGCTGCTGCTCGGGGCGGCGTGGTGCCTGGAGGCGCGCGAGTACCTGCGGATGCTCGCGGCGGTGCTGGTGGCCAACGCCGTGTGCTACCTGGGCTTCTTCCTCTTCACCGCGCACTACCCGAGGCCCCCCGTGGACAGCATTCCCCCGGGCTTCTGGCGGGAGCAGTTCGCGACGATGCGGGCCTCGGACAACGCGGGCAACACCTTTCCGAGCATCCACGTGGCCACCACGTGGCTCGGGGCGCTGCGGCTGCGCCACCGGCGCGGCGGCGTGCTGTGGCTGGTGTGGGCGGGCCTCATCTGTCTGTCCACGCTCACGGTGAAGCAGCACTTCCTCGTGGATGTGCTCGGCGGGCTCGCGGTGGCGGGGGGCGTCCACGCGCTGCTGTTCCGCCGCGCGGCGCCGTCCACGTCCGTGCCCGCGACGGTGGAGGCCCGGTCATGA
- a CDS encoding fatty acid desaturase family protein, producing MSEPVAPPPPPPGTLNVVLALGIVSGGVGLQWLASRASSPGAVVGWGVVFAFLFLPLYSLLHEAEHRVFHANARVNESFGVLLAAFFPGPFTFLRACHLGHHRRNRGDAEMFDLYYPSDNLAWKRVYFYFLYTGGFWLAVPVAVVSMLLWPGLLRGQVLRDPSAVAMLNGIPAGFFRRIRLECVGVVLLHVGLVMGLGLSPGRYLLLYALFGLNWSAQQYITHAASPRHVLDGAHNLRAARVYEVLLLHFNWHLAHHQHPRVPWLYLPRYDDPSRERPGYLMAFLRFWRGPQPTEPLAARAPGGDKAPGVS from the coding sequence ATGAGCGAGCCCGTGGCGCCCCCGCCGCCTCCTCCCGGCACGCTCAACGTGGTGCTGGCGCTGGGCATCGTCTCCGGGGGCGTGGGCTTGCAGTGGCTCGCGTCCCGGGCGTCCAGTCCCGGGGCGGTGGTGGGGTGGGGCGTCGTGTTCGCGTTCCTCTTCCTGCCGCTGTACTCGCTGCTGCACGAGGCCGAGCACCGGGTGTTCCATGCGAATGCGCGGGTGAACGAGTCCTTCGGCGTGCTGCTGGCCGCCTTCTTTCCGGGGCCCTTCACGTTCCTGCGCGCGTGCCACCTGGGCCATCACCGGCGCAACCGCGGCGACGCGGAGATGTTCGACCTGTACTACCCCTCGGACAACCTCGCGTGGAAGCGGGTGTACTTCTACTTCCTCTACACGGGAGGCTTCTGGCTGGCCGTTCCCGTGGCCGTGGTGTCGATGCTGCTGTGGCCCGGGCTGCTGCGCGGCCAGGTGCTGCGCGACCCTTCCGCGGTGGCCATGCTCAACGGCATCCCCGCGGGCTTCTTCCGCCGCATCCGGCTGGAGTGCGTGGGCGTGGTGCTGCTGCACGTGGGGCTGGTGATGGGGCTCGGCCTGTCTCCCGGGCGCTACCTGCTGCTCTACGCGCTCTTCGGGCTGAACTGGTCGGCGCAGCAGTACATCACCCACGCGGCGAGCCCCCGGCACGTGCTGGATGGGGCCCACAACCTGCGCGCCGCGCGCGTCTACGAGGTGCTGCTGCTGCACTTCAACTGGCACCTGGCGCACCACCAGCACCCGCGCGTGCCCTGGCTGTATCTGCCCCGCTACGACGATCCGTCACGCGAGCGGCCGGGCTACCTCATGGCCTTCCTGCGCTTCTGGCGCGGACCCCAGCCCACCGAGCCGCTCGCGGCGCGGGCACCCGGTGGGGACAAGGCGC